One part of the Sphingobacterium sp. LZ7M1 genome encodes these proteins:
- a CDS encoding ERF family protein, whose translation MKIYKKLFEIQKNIGKLTKDADNPFFKSKYADINQLIELSNPLFHNQNLMVLQPIQGNTLLTQIIDVDTGEKIESSLELPQSQDPQKIGSAITYYRRYTLKALLNIQEEDDDANKASGNKVDKPEDTRPWLTEDQFNGYLSLINKGEKWLSKLNDKFRMKKAYKETLESAEKNYKPSK comes from the coding sequence ATGAAGATATATAAGAAACTATTCGAAATCCAAAAGAACATTGGAAAGTTGACAAAGGATGCAGATAATCCATTTTTCAAATCTAAGTATGCTGACATAAATCAATTGATTGAATTGTCCAATCCGTTGTTCCACAATCAAAATTTAATGGTTCTACAGCCTATTCAGGGGAACACATTATTGACACAGATTATTGATGTCGATACAGGCGAAAAAATTGAAAGCTCATTAGAACTTCCCCAATCTCAAGATCCACAAAAAATTGGTTCAGCTATTACTTACTATCGAAGATATACCCTTAAAGCATTGCTAAATATCCAAGAAGAAGATGATGACGCAAATAAAGCTTCTGGAAATAAAGTTGACAAACCTGAAGACACAAGACCATGGTTAACTGAAGATCAATTCAATGGATATCTGTCGCTTATTAACAAGGGTGAAAAATGGCTTTCAAAGCTCAATGATAAATTCAGAATGAAGAAAGCCTATAAGGAAACATTGGAATCAGCAGAAAAGAATTACAAACCTTCAAAATAA